The nucleotide sequence GCCGTCGAAGGCGAAGGTGGGTGTCACCTGATCGTTGGCTTCAACGTTGCCGGAATCGGGTGGGACCGCGCCGTGGCCGGCGAAGCCGTAGGCGTAGCCGCTGAACTCGAAGTCGACGCCGCCGGGAATTTCGGTGCCGCCTTCTGAACTCTGGATGATCTGGGCGGACGCGGTGCCCACGGTGAACAGGGCGGCCGACGCGGCCGCAACAAGGATTTTGGATTGCATGGTGCCTCTCCGTGTGTTGGTTCTCTATCGCCGACGGGCTCCTCACCCGAGTGGTGGCGATGGAATCTGGTTCTCGTCCGGCTCATGCCGAATCTTGCCAGCAACTTTCAATCGTAAGCGTTTGCAAAAACGGTGCAACTGGATTTAGGCTTCTCCTACGGCCTGAACTGCGGTACCCCATAGCGTTCTGGGAATCTGGGGGGCTTTTGCCATTGGGAGTGGCTTTCGGCCGAGCCACGCGGACGGAGGACGGACATGCCCTGGGAACTGACGATCGTCGACGCCGATCTGCCCGCCGCGGCACCGACCGAGTCGGTGAACTGCTTCTGTGCCGGTGACTTCGACGGCGACGGCCACGTCGAGACCGCCGTCGCCGGCAATGGCGTGTTCATGTGGCACCGGCCCGCCACCGGCGAGCGTGGCATGATTCGGGACACCGGCTTTTTCGGCGTTGGCATGATCGCCCACGACATCGACGGCGATGGCAGGCCCGAGATCGTCACCGCTCACACGGGCGACTCCGACAGCGCCCTCGCCTGGTACAAGCCCGACGGGGAGGGCCGTTGGAGTCGGCACGTCATCGATCCTGATTGGCACGGGATCCTGCACGACATTCGTGCGGCCGACCTCGACGGCGATGGCGTGGACGAACTCGTCGGCAATCGCGTCCATTGTGCCAAGCCCGGCCTGCACATCTGGAAGCGGGGCGACGATCCGAAGCAGCCGTGGACGCGCACCGTCGTGCAGGAGGGCAAGGTCGAGGAGGGGCTCGTCATCGCCGATGTCGACGGCGACGGGCAACTCGAGATCGTCTCCGGGGTGCGCGTGTACAAGCGCATCGGCGATGGTTGGACCTCGGCCGAGTATGCCCGTGGCCACCGCGAGATGTGCCGGGTCGAAGCGATCGACATCACTGGCAACGGTAAGCCCGACCTCGTTGCCGTCGACAGCGAATACCTTGATGGCAAGCTCAGCTGGTTCGAGCTCCTCCACGGCGTGTGGATCGAACACGAGATCGACCGCGGCCTGTACTACGCCCATTCGCTGCAGGTCCGCAAAGTCGGCGCTGGCGCGCGGCTCGTCGTGGCCGAGATGAAGCGGGGCGGTTGGAACCCGCCGTTCAACCACCGCGCGAAGATTTACGAGTACACCACGAACAACGCTGGCAAAACTTGGCGGTGCGAACTGACGTACGAAGGTGCCGGCACGCATGAGGCCGAGCTGATCGACATCGACGGCGACGGCGAGGAAGAACTCGTCGGCAAGGAATGGCACGACCCGCGCGTCCAAGTGTTCAAACGGGTCGACGCGTTGCCGTTCGCGGATTGGGAGCACCACTTCCTCGACCGCGACAAGCCCGAGGCCGGCATCGACATGATCGTCGCAGACGTCGACGGCGACGGACAGGACGAACTGCTCTGCGGCTCGTGGATCTACGACATCGCCGACGGCTTGCGGACCCAAGTCCCCGATATCTGCCAGATCATCGCCGCCCACGACTTCGACGGCGACGGCAACCTCGAACTGATCGCCACGCTCCGCAGCGGTGACAAGACCGGCTACGACGGACTCACCTGCGAACTCGCCGTCTGCAAACAGGTCGACGGCGACTGGGCGGTGCATCCGATCGGCACCGGTGTCGGCGATTGGCCCCACGGCGCGATCGCCGGTCCCGTCGGCCCCGGTGGCAAGGCCGCGCTCATCACCAGCTACCACTCCGCCCACGCCTGGGGCGACGGCGGCAAGTCGCACTTCCCCGAGATCTGGTTCCCGCCCGACGATCTCATCGGCGGTCCGTGGGAGAAACGCACCATCGCCGAGGTGCTCTACGGCGAAGAGCTGCTGCTCCACGACCTCACCGGTGACGGCCGCCCCGACGTCATCGCCGGTGCCCACTGGTTCGAGAACCATGGCGACGGCACCTTCACCCCGCACAAGATCGTCGACGATTTCTACCCCGCCCGCATCGCCGTCGGCCAGCTCATTGCCGGCCGCGTCTCGCTCATCGCCGGGCAGGAGGACATGGACTACCCGGCCAAGAAAGTTCCCTGGTCGCCGATCGTCATGCTCACTCCGGGCGACGACGTCCGCGCGCCTTGGCAAAAGCAGGTGATCGACACCGTCCGCTGTGCCCACAGCATCGGCGTGGCCGACCTCGACGGCGATGGCAAGCCCGAGATCATCGCCGGCGAACACGACCCCTTCGCCCCGTACCGCAGTCACTGCAAGCTCTTCGTCTACAAGCCCGCCAACACAAACTGCACGACGTGGAAGCGCTACGAACTCGACCACGGCTACGAGCACCACGACGGCTGCAAGCCCATCCGCCTCCCCGACGGCAACATCGGCATCGCCAGCCACGCCTGGAACGAGCCGAACTACGTGCATCTCTGGCGTCCGCCGAGTCGTTGAGAGCGGCGTTGCAACCATCGCTCTCAAAGCGACTGGAGTTGACGATGACGCTTTCCCTCATCCTGTCGTTGTTCTTACTTTCTCCGTCAACGGCACCCGCCACCG is from Planctomycetota bacterium and encodes:
- a CDS encoding VCBS repeat-containing protein, which produces MPWELTIVDADLPAAAPTESVNCFCAGDFDGDGHVETAVAGNGVFMWHRPATGERGMIRDTGFFGVGMIAHDIDGDGRPEIVTAHTGDSDSALAWYKPDGEGRWSRHVIDPDWHGILHDIRAADLDGDGVDELVGNRVHCAKPGLHIWKRGDDPKQPWTRTVVQEGKVEEGLVIADVDGDGQLEIVSGVRVYKRIGDGWTSAEYARGHREMCRVEAIDITGNGKPDLVAVDSEYLDGKLSWFELLHGVWIEHEIDRGLYYAHSLQVRKVGAGARLVVAEMKRGGWNPPFNHRAKIYEYTTNNAGKTWRCELTYEGAGTHEAELIDIDGDGEEELVGKEWHDPRVQVFKRVDALPFADWEHHFLDRDKPEAGIDMIVADVDGDGQDELLCGSWIYDIADGLRTQVPDICQIIAAHDFDGDGNLELIATLRSGDKTGYDGLTCELAVCKQVDGDWAVHPIGTGVGDWPHGAIAGPVGPGGKAALITSYHSAHAWGDGGKSHFPEIWFPPDDLIGGPWEKRTIAEVLYGEELLLHDLTGDGRPDVIAGAHWFENHGDGTFTPHKIVDDFYPARIAVGQLIAGRVSLIAGQEDMDYPAKKVPWSPIVMLTPGDDVRAPWQKQVIDTVRCAHSIGVADLDGDGKPEIIAGEHDPFAPYRSHCKLFVYKPANTNCTTWKRYELDHGYEHHDGCKPIRLPDGNIGIASHAWNEPNYVHLWRPPSR